In Acidaminococcus timonensis, one DNA window encodes the following:
- a CDS encoding phage portal protein: protein MFEKIKAYIRGYPPAKQYRNLAPVGYGRAFNISPNSDVIFATCVKILAQNLAQFRWTVYRPDSTAEPAAVPGSANVMNYQPYPGINAYTFWEYMEKQRLLYGNAFAYINCDRTTALAALVPLDAGSMQVVWDDVNVLDGQRKLVYRYTDPRNGATYTILPEEILHFRAFSTNGILGRPAGVVLRDTLQANAEAEGAIRSTISNGFSGTIVLTYTSDLSKTKQKELQAQIKELLSNSNATILPLPAGMEASNITNDVGSYYQIVKESKAEDISALFGIPLAMLNRMGGTGAATFSASQMMQFFSQTIAPILEQYAAELSVKLLSERQREAGLRFGTVNDVFDTLDAQSKASVLCSYTGAGILTPNEARASLKYPRLDTPEADMLTQRGGTGALGDSPGDEQGNEGGENGNN, encoded by the coding sequence ATGTTTGAAAAAATCAAGGCTTACATTCGTGGTTATCCCCCGGCGAAACAGTACCGGAACCTGGCCCCGGTAGGATACGGCCGCGCGTTTAACATCAGTCCGAACTCCGATGTGATTTTTGCCACGTGTGTAAAAATCCTGGCTCAAAACCTGGCACAATTCCGGTGGACGGTTTACCGCCCGGATTCTACGGCGGAACCTGCTGCCGTGCCGGGAAGTGCCAATGTAATGAATTACCAGCCGTATCCGGGGATTAATGCGTATACGTTTTGGGAATACATGGAAAAACAGCGGCTTTTATACGGAAACGCGTTCGCGTACATCAACTGCGACCGTACAACGGCCCTGGCCGCCCTGGTGCCCCTGGACGCCGGAAGTATGCAGGTAGTGTGGGATGATGTCAATGTCCTGGACGGACAGCGTAAGCTGGTTTACCGGTACACGGACCCGCGGAACGGTGCAACGTACACCATCCTACCGGAGGAAATCTTGCATTTCCGGGCGTTTTCCACCAACGGGATTCTGGGCCGCCCGGCGGGCGTCGTATTGCGCGACACCCTGCAAGCCAACGCGGAAGCGGAAGGCGCTATCCGGAGCACCATTTCTAACGGTTTTTCTGGAACCATCGTTTTAACGTACACGTCCGACCTGAGCAAGACAAAGCAGAAAGAGCTGCAAGCACAGATCAAGGAGCTACTGTCCAACAGCAACGCCACGATTCTGCCGTTGCCTGCTGGCATGGAAGCAAGCAACATCACAAACGACGTGGGAAGTTACTACCAGATCGTTAAAGAATCCAAAGCGGAAGACATTTCCGCCCTGTTTGGTATCCCGTTGGCCATGCTGAACCGGATGGGCGGGACCGGCGCGGCAACGTTTTCCGCGTCCCAGATGATGCAGTTTTTTAGTCAGACCATCGCCCCGATTCTGGAACAATACGCCGCGGAGCTGTCTGTTAAGCTGCTGTCCGAACGGCAACGGGAAGCCGGGTTACGTTTCGGAACCGTGAATGATGTGTTTGATACCCTGGATGCTCAAAGCAAGGCGTCCGTGCTGTGCAGCTACACCGGCGCCGGTATCCTGACGCCTAACGAAGCCAGGGCCAGTTTGAAATACCCGCGCCTGGATACGCCGGAGGCTGATATGCTGACACAGCGGGGCGGCACCGGTGCCCTGGGTGACAGCCCGGGCGACGAACAAGGAAACGAAGGAGGAGAAAATGGCAACAATTGA
- a CDS encoding ATP-dependent Clp protease proteolytic subunit has protein sequence MENIALIGPVYDCMETDDLVASIQGTAEDYSLDINSPGGDVFAGLTIVNAIQNSEHKATANVHVMAASIAAIIALACDEVVVDENSVVMLHNCWTVADGNKEELQNAVEAMKRIDAIQRNILAAHCRDIDKVSAAMDAGDFWMTADEAAEYFDNVVVKKVERPDGSLAAVGSLYDLVIKSRAKADDEPEGGGDDEPAEPDEGEPENPEQNDNEDDEKKPDPDTSEDDKKPQAYVVPPALVALFASVDRELEA, from the coding sequence ATGGAAAATATTGCTTTAATCGGACCTGTTTATGATTGCATGGAAACCGATGACCTTGTCGCTAGTATCCAGGGGACCGCGGAAGATTACAGCCTGGACATCAACAGCCCGGGCGGCGACGTATTCGCCGGGCTGACCATTGTAAACGCTATCCAAAATAGCGAACACAAGGCAACGGCGAACGTACATGTTATGGCTGCAAGCATTGCCGCCATCATCGCCCTGGCATGTGACGAGGTGGTAGTAGATGAAAACAGCGTCGTGATGCTGCATAATTGCTGGACCGTTGCCGACGGGAACAAAGAGGAATTGCAGAACGCCGTGGAAGCCATGAAGCGGATTGACGCCATCCAGCGGAACATCCTGGCTGCCCATTGCCGGGACATTGACAAGGTAAGCGCGGCCATGGACGCCGGGGATTTTTGGATGACTGCTGATGAAGCCGCGGAATACTTTGATAATGTGGTAGTCAAGAAAGTGGAACGCCCCGATGGTTCCCTGGCCGCCGTCGGGAGCCTGTATGACCTGGTAATTAAATCTAGAGCAAAAGCAGACGATGAACCGGAAGGGGGCGGCGACGATGAACCCGCGGAACCTGACGAAGGAGAGCCGGAAAACCCTGAACAGAATGATAACGAGGACGACGAAAAGAAGCCGGATCCGGATACCAGCGAGGATGATAAAAAGCCGCAGGCGTACGTTGTCCCACCCGCCCTAGTTGCTTTATTTGCCAGCGTTGACCGGGAACTGGAGGCGTAA
- a CDS encoding head-tail connector protein, which produces MVTLDEVKEYLNIVGSDDDRILTREISAGYGYLEDAIDDFQAIYDSNENFKNKADAWVLDFWLPDAYDNREGGWAEGSAGMDPRARAMITQLQLYRKE; this is translated from the coding sequence ATGGTCACGCTTGATGAAGTCAAGGAATATTTAAATATCGTGGGGAGCGACGACGACAGGATTTTAACCCGGGAAATTTCCGCCGGGTACGGATACCTGGAAGATGCTATAGACGATTTCCAGGCGATTTATGACAGCAACGAAAATTTTAAAAATAAGGCGGACGCCTGGGTGCTGGATTTCTGGCTGCCGGATGCTTACGACAACCGGGAAGGTGGATGGGCCGAAGGAAGCGCCGGGATGGACCCGCGCGCCCGCGCTATGATTACCCAGTTACAGCTGTATAGAAAGGAATGA
- a CDS encoding terminase TerL endonuclease subunit, whose amino-acid sequence MYEKELRSAKVPAELKNCIGDYYRALVERDKKGLLGRAELLCFTRFLDLAKKYRFAADEMAMMFKFLNLLIYVDQDGRAKHLELYPAQKFIMCGIFGLRRPDGGYLVNTANIYVARRNGKSFLLSGVLHYLMTMSKYRNENIILASCKGQNAEICFDEFVKFIDNDPYLAETYTNVNRTACWAKSRITNNKLDMFRTGSGAKKSLDGFTNRVAVIDEEMLCDEIITKTIQDGQGHYKDKLLVTMSTAQFEIGGTNHKKWLSLEKNLFEGTLPDENFLFLCEPDKEDIAKKDFSSIKVWGKANPVLLFQQDGYTVKDYIKKSYTAKARAANEVKGFELQSFATKQCNVWYSAEDRGLCTFEQMKACGAPVGFADVVGKGYKDWYLGIDLSHTLDLTSVWFGAIVKEQDGKILKAESPKGTPRMFCHVVSWMPKNKLQMHVDADKFPYRDYVDRELFLCTGGGGENIDAGQVLEYIRATMEKHGLHYVTIAADPYGIAGIQEQLAEMCDTFILQNQSPKALSQYIEILSGLWKDKSIIYSAGNEDILEKAMMNAVMVKNPTGYYSLEKISLRADSNVRIDPVDAMLTGFIAPYIDWSRGDVDGNEIVDDWLEMVRGE is encoded by the coding sequence ATGTATGAAAAGGAACTGCGATCGGCAAAGGTCCCCGCGGAACTCAAAAACTGCATAGGCGACTACTACCGGGCACTGGTTGAACGCGATAAGAAGGGATTGCTGGGGCGGGCGGAGCTGCTGTGCTTCACCCGTTTTCTGGACCTTGCGAAAAAATACCGTTTTGCTGCCGATGAAATGGCCATGATGTTTAAATTTTTGAACCTGCTGATTTATGTGGATCAAGATGGACGGGCAAAGCACCTGGAATTATATCCGGCGCAGAAATTTATCATGTGCGGGATTTTCGGTTTGCGCCGCCCGGACGGCGGATATCTGGTGAACACGGCAAATATTTACGTTGCCCGGCGTAACGGAAAATCCTTTTTATTGTCCGGCGTCCTGCATTATCTAATGACCATGAGCAAATACCGGAATGAGAATATCATCCTAGCCAGCTGCAAGGGGCAGAACGCGGAAATCTGTTTTGACGAATTTGTGAAATTTATCGATAATGACCCGTACCTGGCGGAAACGTATACTAACGTGAACCGGACAGCCTGCTGGGCGAAAAGCCGGATTACGAACAATAAACTGGATATGTTCCGGACCGGGAGCGGCGCGAAAAAATCCCTGGATGGATTTACTAACCGTGTGGCGGTAATCGATGAAGAGATGTTATGCGACGAAATCATAACGAAAACCATCCAGGACGGGCAAGGTCATTACAAAGATAAATTGCTAGTGACTATGAGCACGGCGCAGTTTGAGATCGGTGGAACGAATCATAAAAAATGGTTAAGCCTGGAGAAGAACCTATTCGAGGGAACGCTGCCGGACGAAAATTTCCTGTTTTTGTGCGAGCCGGACAAAGAAGATATAGCGAAAAAAGATTTTTCTTCTATCAAGGTATGGGGCAAGGCAAACCCGGTGCTGCTTTTTCAGCAGGACGGCTATACCGTCAAGGACTACATTAAAAAATCCTACACGGCAAAGGCGCGGGCAGCGAACGAGGTTAAAGGCTTTGAACTGCAATCATTCGCGACGAAGCAATGCAACGTGTGGTATTCGGCTGAGGACCGCGGATTGTGCACGTTTGAACAGATGAAAGCGTGCGGCGCGCCCGTCGGTTTTGCTGATGTTGTGGGCAAGGGCTACAAAGACTGGTATCTGGGCATTGACCTGTCCCACACCCTGGATTTAACGTCCGTTTGGTTCGGGGCGATCGTCAAGGAACAGGACGGGAAAATATTAAAGGCTGAAAGTCCAAAGGGAACCCCGCGGATGTTTTGCCACGTTGTGTCCTGGATGCCAAAGAATAAATTACAGATGCACGTGGACGCGGATAAATTTCCCTACCGTGATTATGTGGACCGAGAATTATTTCTTTGCACCGGCGGAGGCGGCGAGAATATCGACGCCGGGCAAGTCCTGGAATACATCCGGGCAACGATGGAGAAGCACGGCCTGCATTATGTAACCATCGCCGCGGACCCCTACGGGATTGCGGGCATACAGGAGCAGCTGGCCGAGATGTGCGACACGTTCATCCTGCAAAACCAAAGCCCCAAGGCACTGAGTCAATACATCGAGATTTTGTCCGGACTCTGGAAAGATAAATCCATTATCTACAGCGCCGGAAACGAAGATATTTTAGAAAAAGCCATGATGAACGCGGTAATGGTCAAGAACCCGACGGGCTATTACAGCCTGGAAAAAATCAGTCTGAGGGCTGACAGCAACGTCCGCATTGACCCGGTGGACGCCATGCTGACCGGGTTCATCGCCCCGTATATCGATTGGAGCCGGGGCGACGTTGACGGAAACGAGATCGTGGATGACTGGCTGGAAATGGTAAGGGGTGAGTAA
- a CDS encoding DUF2225 domain-containing protein gives MGAIKKRCPTCHQLYEGKRCPVCTRKYQNKRMQENEARKMYGSRKWEKCRKNVLIKYMGYDIWMMGIGIYSRPARPVVHHIIERDEAPELAYRLDNLITVSIESHAEIHAMYKKDKEAALERIQAGIMEFRKRFGGG, from the coding sequence ATGGGAGCGATTAAAAAACGCTGTCCAACGTGCCATCAGCTATACGAAGGGAAGCGCTGCCCCGTCTGTACCCGGAAGTATCAAAATAAACGGATGCAAGAAAACGAAGCGAGGAAAATGTACGGCAGCCGGAAATGGGAGAAGTGCCGTAAAAACGTGCTCATTAAATACATGGGTTACGATATATGGATGATGGGCATTGGGATTTACTCCCGCCCCGCGCGGCCAGTGGTCCATCATATCATAGAGCGGGACGAAGCGCCGGAGCTAGCCTACCGCCTGGACAATCTCATTACGGTAAGCATTGAGAGCCACGCGGAAATCCATGCCATGTACAAGAAGGACAAAGAAGCAGCCCTGGAAAGAATCCAGGCAGGTATTATGGAATTTAGAAAACGTTTTGGTGGTGGTTAA
- a CDS encoding DUF3310 domain-containing protein has translation MMDIKICKTCEYCTFKIDEDKKRVDPRCHVTSTCGTPLSMVDECPVIAAAKRVPAGKTDNTGKDAADRYTWRDGIECREIQRIMAWGSTAEEAPYIYDNVKYLYRYPKKGGSKDIRKAIKCLEELAELVEANERS, from the coding sequence ATGATGGATATTAAAATCTGTAAAACCTGTGAGTATTGTACATTTAAAATTGACGAGGATAAAAAACGCGTGGATCCCCGTTGCCATGTAACCAGCACGTGCGGAACGCCGCTGTCCATGGTGGACGAGTGCCCCGTCATCGCGGCAGCAAAACGGGTGCCAGCTGGCAAGACTGATAACACCGGCAAGGATGCAGCAGATCGGTACACCTGGAGGGACGGGATAGAGTGCCGGGAAATTCAGCGCATTATGGCGTGGGGCAGCACGGCAGAAGAAGCGCCGTACATTTATGACAACGTGAAATATCTGTACCGTTATCCCAAGAAAGGCGGGAGCAAGGACATCAGAAAGGCCATCAAATGCCTGGAAGAGCTTGCCGAACTGGTGGAAGCCAATGAACGTAGCTGA
- a CDS encoding VRR-NUC domain-containing protein encodes MTETDLMHEIEIALSERGCYVERINVGKVQTKDGRWFSTGAPKGRPDLSGFLPTTGRMFFVEVKVKPNKPTEEQLRFIHMAKSSGALACVAYSVDDALKMVNDAIFDGMGLVVMDPAAERLPDDSDLWLKLLTFSSDCRELFGALFAVRDCGARLEKNDKFGFRIVPCERQDVYQESLKMFKKYAKPLTDELFYLGKVGV; translated from the coding sequence ATGACAGAAACAGACCTTATGCACGAAATCGAGATCGCTTTATCAGAGCGCGGCTGCTACGTTGAGCGCATCAACGTTGGCAAGGTCCAGACCAAAGACGGCCGGTGGTTTTCCACCGGCGCGCCTAAAGGCCGCCCGGACCTGTCCGGATTTTTGCCCACAACTGGACGTATGTTTTTTGTCGAGGTCAAAGTAAAGCCGAACAAGCCGACGGAAGAGCAGCTGCGGTTTATCCATATGGCCAAATCGTCCGGCGCCCTGGCTTGCGTTGCCTACAGCGTAGACGACGCATTAAAAATGGTCAACGATGCTATTTTTGACGGTATGGGCCTGGTAGTCATGGACCCGGCCGCGGAACGGCTGCCGGATGATTCGGATTTATGGTTAAAGCTGCTGACCTTTTCCAGTGATTGCCGAGAGCTATTCGGCGCGCTGTTTGCCGTACGGGATTGCGGGGCAAGGCTGGAAAAGAACGACAAATTCGGCTTCCGGATCGTTCCCTGCGAACGTCAAGACGTTTATCAGGAGAGTCTGAAGATGTTTAAAAAATACGCCAAACCGTTGACCGATGAATTATTTTATTTAGGAAAGGTAGGTGTTTAA
- a CDS encoding DEAD/DEAH box helicase has translation MELRPYQRELVNNIRTAINRGNQRVCAVLGCGGGKSVIIATIARASTDNGARVLFLVHRRELVEQIKRTMHRQGVDPDLCNVMMVQTASRRLRSLAPPVLIIVDEAHHILSRTYQKIIEYFPKALVVGFTATPQRMGEGGLGKVFQQLITSVSTKWLIDNHYLAPYHLYSAPLADPKGLHTRNGDYAPEEVAELMEKGAIFGDTVKNWKHYADGKKTIVYCASIKSSKGTVAAFQAAGIPAEHLDGQTPAALRQKIVEDFRAGRVLVLCNVDLFGEGFDVPDCEVVCLLRPTKSLTLYIQQAMRPMRTDPGNPGKEAIILDHVGNYTRHGFPDDDREWSLKPKKRKKQAETTVTQCPVCFHVFKPAPACPYCGYEFKAARDSSGGDKDREQETVDGLTLEEIKESPYGDYKRCKTWAELEIFRKAKGYKFGWSLHKAAEMGLEMPPKYRGVARKFSEGWFRRRKA, from the coding sequence ATGGAGTTACGGCCATATCAGAGGGAACTTGTGAATAACATCCGGACGGCTATTAACCGCGGCAACCAGCGCGTTTGTGCCGTCCTGGGATGTGGGGGCGGTAAATCCGTTATCATTGCCACCATTGCCAGAGCGTCCACGGACAACGGGGCGCGGGTGCTGTTTTTGGTCCATCGCCGGGAGCTGGTAGAACAGATCAAGCGAACCATGCACCGGCAAGGCGTGGACCCGGACCTGTGCAACGTGATGATGGTACAGACAGCCAGCCGCCGTTTGCGCAGCCTGGCCCCGCCGGTGCTGATTATCGTGGACGAAGCCCACCACATTCTGTCCCGGACCTACCAGAAAATCATTGAGTATTTCCCAAAGGCTCTGGTGGTTGGATTTACGGCAACGCCGCAGCGGATGGGAGAAGGCGGCCTGGGCAAGGTGTTTCAGCAACTTATAACGTCGGTATCAACAAAATGGTTGATTGATAACCATTATCTGGCACCGTATCACCTGTACTCCGCGCCCCTGGCTGACCCCAAAGGGCTGCACACGCGCAACGGGGATTACGCCCCAGAGGAAGTGGCAGAGCTGATGGAAAAGGGCGCGATTTTTGGCGATACGGTAAAGAACTGGAAGCATTACGCGGACGGTAAAAAGACCATTGTATACTGCGCCAGTATCAAGTCAAGCAAGGGGACGGTGGCAGCGTTTCAAGCCGCCGGAATACCCGCGGAACACCTGGACGGACAGACGCCCGCGGCGCTGCGGCAAAAGATCGTTGAGGATTTCCGGGCCGGACGCGTCCTGGTGTTGTGCAACGTGGACCTGTTCGGGGAGGGTTTTGACGTCCCGGATTGCGAGGTCGTGTGTTTGCTGAGGCCCACAAAATCCCTGACGCTGTATATCCAGCAAGCTATGCGGCCTATGAGGACGGACCCGGGCAATCCAGGTAAAGAGGCCATCATCCTGGACCATGTGGGCAACTACACCCGCCATGGGTTCCCGGACGACGACCGGGAGTGGAGCCTAAAACCTAAAAAACGGAAAAAGCAGGCTGAAACGACAGTAACGCAGTGCCCGGTATGCTTCCACGTTTTTAAACCGGCGCCCGCGTGTCCGTATTGCGGCTATGAGTTTAAAGCCGCGAGGGACAGCAGCGGCGGCGATAAAGACAGGGAGCAGGAAACGGTGGACGGGTTAACGTTGGAAGAAATCAAAGAATCACCGTATGGAGATTACAAGCGCTGCAAAACCTGGGCAGAGCTGGAAATTTTCCGCAAGGCGAAAGGGTATAAATTTGGCTGGAGCTTGCACAAGGCCGCGGAAATGGGTTTGGAGATGCCCCCGAAATATAGGGGCGTAGCACGGAAATTCAGCGAGGGTTGGTTCAGAAGGAGGAAAGCATGA
- a CDS encoding dUTP diphosphatase, with product MRKTTKLPVVKIKVFPGGHMPVKKTKGAAAYDCYARIDGTGDDQYYDTDRKLHYIPGINGCTTKTPLGFALEMPEGIHAFILARSSMGVKTMLVCPIGVGLIDSDYRGEVCMLYREIDPDYDVPSWKQDDAIYHGDRIAQLLFNVPVELQQVDELTPTERGNGGFGSTGRADKPDAKGE from the coding sequence ATGAGAAAAACGACCAAATTACCCGTGGTTAAAATCAAGGTTTTCCCAGGCGGGCATATGCCTGTTAAGAAAACCAAAGGCGCGGCGGCTTATGACTGTTACGCCCGAATTGACGGGACAGGAGATGATCAGTATTACGACACCGACCGCAAGCTGCATTATATCCCTGGAATTAACGGATGTACCACAAAAACCCCGTTAGGGTTTGCACTAGAGATGCCCGAGGGTATCCACGCGTTTATCCTTGCAAGGTCCAGCATGGGAGTAAAAACGATGCTGGTTTGTCCCATCGGTGTGGGACTCATTGACAGCGATTACCGCGGCGAGGTCTGTATGCTGTATCGTGAGATAGACCCCGACTATGACGTCCCTAGCTGGAAGCAGGACGACGCAATCTACCACGGCGACCGTATCGCGCAGCTGCTGTTTAACGTGCCGGTGGAATTGCAGCAGGTGGACGAGCTGACACCAACAGAGCGGGGCAACGGCGGCTTCGGGAGCACGGGGCGCGCTGATAAACCGGACGCGAAAGGGGAGTAA
- a CDS encoding DUF927 domain-containing protein gives MSVLSYEEILGKLNNVHKRGSALVAQCPVCGDEDHLYISRDGEKTLAFCHKCHASLPAVLKALDVGGEPPAPVAPSRPKNHGRRVERIVYTYRDPDGKEAYCKIREKFADGHKKFSFLYTGPDGTVIYKKPKPCNNLYNLDRLTAAKKTETLYIVEGEKCADAMTNAGFLATSTNTGAESPNLSETDRKAVGKFARKVIIPDNDDPGAVYGKAWAERGAKILPLPEIWPECPVKGDVADYLEAGGDPEKIRGYKFPTVEFSEEYFQGLDRADLVSEDFLLKLIQIDDPVQQQRAESLATFRASDLAIKREFCKNLQAARIKLAQNRNGNENTTHFTGQPLALRCGDWIADDEGIRRMTTKGNGGDFTYQWASRIPTMPTGILVNAETGEERIRLDFYKAGKWSNITADRADVASKNRIVNLANNGLEVTTDNAQYLVKYISECVTENPADMPRETYIDHFGWTEDGWFAPYVDGLTIDAGPTGDALVNAIQQKGTLDEWLKIVRPLMDNIYLRLTVAASLAAPLLEIIKGLPYVFHLWGGTGSGKTVGIMVAASVWGNPQFGAMVRTMNMTDNALVGIASTLRNIPFFGDELQTIKDRFNGYDRLLYRITEKTGRARMTADRRVEKPETWNTGFIFTGEEPVTGESSGGGVKNRVIEIECDGPVVEHGNQVVRAINEHYGTLGPEYIKKALQVDVRAAYDGTFQELMKLGTTDKQAMTMALLMVADDIFRIYFLKSVIPGLMPADVAPFLLSKKQVDVSERAYSAVVDWIAENTDKFYVAHEDDAEHRDCDGRIWGGRSGNEVSINRSVLMRFMADEGFNFTAVKKKWAATGKILTRPDGRVLWTKSICGVRASYVVLVTGK, from the coding sequence ATGTCCGTTCTGAGTTATGAGGAAATCCTTGGGAAACTGAATAACGTACATAAACGCGGCAGCGCCCTGGTTGCGCAGTGCCCGGTGTGCGGCGACGAGGACCACCTGTACATCAGCCGGGACGGGGAGAAAACGCTGGCATTTTGTCATAAGTGCCACGCGTCCCTCCCGGCGGTGTTAAAGGCTCTGGATGTGGGCGGGGAACCGCCTGCACCGGTTGCGCCGTCAAGGCCGAAAAATCACGGGCGGAGGGTGGAACGGATAGTCTACACCTACCGGGACCCGGACGGGAAAGAGGCTTATTGCAAAATCCGAGAAAAATTTGCAGACGGGCACAAAAAATTCAGCTTTTTGTATACCGGTCCGGACGGAACGGTGATTTATAAAAAGCCGAAGCCATGCAACAACCTGTATAACCTGGACCGTCTGACGGCGGCAAAGAAAACCGAGACACTGTACATCGTTGAGGGCGAGAAATGCGCCGACGCTATGACCAACGCGGGATTCCTGGCCACCAGCACCAACACGGGGGCGGAAAGCCCGAACCTGTCTGAGACGGACCGAAAAGCCGTCGGGAAGTTTGCCCGGAAAGTTATTATTCCCGACAACGACGATCCAGGCGCTGTGTACGGCAAGGCATGGGCGGAACGCGGGGCAAAGATTTTGCCGCTGCCGGAAATCTGGCCAGAGTGCCCGGTGAAAGGTGACGTTGCCGATTACCTGGAAGCAGGCGGGGACCCGGAAAAAATCCGCGGGTACAAATTCCCCACGGTGGAATTTTCCGAGGAATACTTCCAGGGATTGGATAGGGCGGACCTTGTTTCAGAGGATTTCCTTTTAAAGCTGATTCAGATTGACGACCCGGTGCAGCAGCAGCGGGCGGAAAGCCTGGCCACGTTCCGGGCCAGTGACCTGGCCATAAAACGGGAGTTTTGTAAAAACCTGCAAGCGGCCAGAATTAAACTGGCACAGAACCGGAACGGCAACGAAAATACCACCCATTTCACCGGGCAGCCGCTGGCATTGCGTTGCGGCGACTGGATCGCCGATGACGAAGGGATCCGGCGCATGACCACGAAGGGCAACGGCGGCGATTTTACCTATCAATGGGCAAGCCGGATTCCCACGATGCCTACGGGAATTTTGGTGAACGCCGAAACGGGCGAGGAGCGGATCCGCCTTGATTTTTACAAGGCGGGCAAGTGGTCCAACATCACGGCCGACCGGGCCGATGTGGCAAGCAAAAACCGCATTGTAAACCTGGCCAACAATGGACTGGAAGTCACGACGGACAACGCGCAGTACCTGGTTAAATATATCAGCGAGTGCGTGACGGAAAACCCGGCCGATATGCCGCGGGAAACGTATATCGACCATTTCGGATGGACGGAGGACGGCTGGTTTGCCCCGTATGTTGACGGGTTGACGATCGACGCCGGGCCAACAGGAGACGCCCTGGTTAATGCAATCCAGCAAAAGGGCACCCTGGACGAATGGTTAAAGATTGTGCGGCCGCTGATGGATAACATCTACCTGCGGTTAACCGTTGCCGCTAGCCTTGCTGCGCCCCTGCTGGAAATCATTAAGGGGCTGCCCTACGTGTTTCACCTCTGGGGCGGCACTGGCAGCGGCAAGACCGTAGGTATCATGGTTGCGGCCAGCGTGTGGGGCAACCCGCAATTTGGCGCAATGGTTAGGACCATGAACATGACGGATAACGCATTGGTGGGCATTGCGTCAACCTTGCGCAACATCCCGTTTTTCGGCGACGAACTACAGACCATCAAAGACCGTTTTAACGGCTATGACAGATTGCTGTACCGCATTACGGAAAAAACAGGCCGGGCGCGCATGACCGCCGACCGGCGGGTAGAAAAGCCCGAAACCTGGAACACTGGATTTATTTTTACGGGGGAGGAACCCGTGACCGGCGAAAGTTCTGGTGGCGGCGTAAAAAACCGCGTGATTGAGATTGAGTGCGACGGGCCGGTAGTTGAACACGGCAATCAGGTGGTCAGGGCGATCAATGAGCACTACGGCACATTGGGGCCGGAATACATCAAGAAGGCCCTGCAAGTTGACGTCCGCGCCGCCTACGATGGTACGTTCCAGGAGCTGATGAAGCTGGGGACGACTGACAAACAGGCAATGACGATGGCGCTGCTTATGGTAGCAGACGATATTTTTAGGATTTATTTTTTAAAATCCGTAATTCCCGGGCTGATGCCTGCCGACGTTGCCCCGTTCCTGCTGAGCAAAAAGCAGGTAGACGTTTCCGAACGGGCATATAGTGCTGTGGTTGACTGGATCGCGGAAAACACCGATAAATTTTACGTTGCCCATGAGGACGACGCAGAACACCGTGACTGCGACGGCCGTATCTGGGGCGGACGAAGCGGAAATGAAGTGAGCATTAACAGATCCGTGCTAATGCGTTTTATGGCCGATGAAGGATTCAATTTTACCGCTGTCAAGAAAAAATGGGCTGCAACAGGGAAAATCTTGACGCGTCCGGATGGGAGGGTGCTATGGACTAAATCAATTTGTGGAGTTCGGGCGTCTTATGTGGTTTTGGTAACTGGTAAATAG